The genomic region tgacgttttctaagtacctaatcttgacatccgcatccgcagatgtgagcctttaaatatccgcatccgcgtccgcggatgtcaaaaaatctgcatccgcaacatccctggttaaaacttagtaggtacctaaactaaaacaatttttaatggtttaaccGTTATAAGAGTGAATTgcaaaaaaattgtacgtaaTGAAGCACAGTTAAGAAGCTGGGATTAGTCTTAACTTAATTAATTCATTTGTGTTACGAAAATTAACtatgtaaattttattgtattgtatttattgtacctTAATTCGTACACATGTAAGGCTATAGCATACGCTAACACACTTTCATGCATCTAACTTAAATAGAAAAGGCTTAACTGTCGTAACACAATGGAATCAATTAACTTTAGACTAATTACAGGTGCTCAACTATGTACAAAttactacttacctacttatcaaAATTGTAGAacatgtatgtaattaacgttGACTTTATATTAATCAGATTTATTTAAGAGTACACTTGCTCCCTTGCTTCTTTGTTCTTTAAATTTTCTAAAGCAGCCGGTTTGGTACACTTCATTAAAGACATAATGACTGAATAGCCCCGCACTTATGCAGAAAACAGCTCAAGCAATTAAATCAAGCTACACCTCATCCTTTCCAAATCAACCTTTAATAATATACACATACGGTGTTTTTTAATATGATTAGATACATACCTCGGATAGGAGATTAAGATGAAGTTTTGTTATCTGTATGGAAAGCCACGGCACAGGCTTGCGGGGAGGCTTCCGGCGGACTGACGAAAGATGCTGGggtgctgagggcctaccgcgaaccacgttcgacgtgttgcctccttgtcactcttacgtacaaatttacaagtgcgacagagaggcaacacgtcgaacgtggttcgcggtaggccctctgtgttCCGATTGGTGGAGAGCGCAAGCGTTAGATCTCGGATAACCAGCGTAGCATGGCCttcagggtgcctagccaaagTGCAAATGGTTAACGCTCCGCGGCGTAgcgtagtcatctctctctatcactcttccataattAGTGCGACTTTGCGTTTCGacagtttcgttcgctacggagcgtaagcgattgtagcgttggctacgcacccagatCCTTAACTCGCATGTTCATAGATAAAACTTCCCTCCCGGCCTTCTGAAATAGGGGTCCGCGGTGTCGCCACACACCGTCAGCTCACCACAAGCTACCCCTTCGGgctattttttattcgttttctgTGTTCTCTGAGTTTTGAAAAGCTACGTAAGTTTTTCTCATTTTATATAAACTCAACATTCATTGTGTGTACACTTATATTGGTTACCCAGCCTTATTCGCTCGTGTTCTGCGTGCTATTAAAACGACACCGTGTCAAAGTGTTCACGCATGCGCCCTCATCTACCCTGCCAGCTAGTACTGATAGTCATATTCACCCCACTCTGACTTCAACTGACCAGTATAACAGATGTTTAGCTCATGCTACACCGTGTTGTAACCCGAGGTCATATTACATTGGACAGTCTAAGGTGAGAACGCGGAAAGATGTGGGAATAACCGTACAAAAAAGGTCTATAATCGATAGAAAAACGAACTCACTTACGCCCTTTGAAATTAAGCTTCTGGGAGGTAAAAGCTAAGGCGAGGTAGAAAGATATGTTACGAGCCAAAGCCAACCCTTTGGCTTttgcttgtaaaataaatttttcGAGAGCTGTTAATTTATTCAGTTTatggtaaaaaaaatcttcttaAGATTAGTTTTTCTTTCATTTTGATGAAATGTTTATGGAACAACGAATGTGGTGCTGGTGCTGGCTTGACTTCTTGTCTAACCGCCAAGCACGCAAGACTAAGTACATCTTCCGTACctaataagtatgtacctatacacacCTGGGTTAAGATTACTAGTTTTTAAGGTATTCTTTTCATGCTGTTATAAGATAAACGGAATTTTACCGATACAGCCGcgtattgttttaaaattttgaaCAGTTGCTATCAGAtaggtatatcggagcggcggTGGGTTGCAAGTGTTGCAACCATCAAAACTGTCTGGCAACAAGAAACATCATTTTATAGTTCCCCAACAATATAACACATATAATCTCGTCTGCCAAGGTGTTTCGGCAGGAAAAGCCTTGGCAGACTTATATATTCCTGAAATGGGGGTTCATACCTACCGACTGGAATTGGTTTCATGGTGGTATCAGATGGGTTAATTTAGGGGTCCCGATGGTCACCTTTGAGAGCGTCTGCCAAGCActttcggcaaaaaaatcagCCCCCTCTTTTCGCACCGGAAGCACCGTGCCGTCCTGGAAGTGGCCTTCTTTTTCGTACTTTCGGCAAGTTCCGCCGTGGCAGACTATCGAATTCGGACTTAGCATCACTTTTATGGGAAACCGTTGTGCATTTCATCGTGGTATCAAGTCGGTTAGAAATTTTGCGGCCGGCTCTTCTACCACATACGCTACTTTTAATGGGCGCACTAATGGGTTTCCTGTAATCATGCGAAAAAGGATTGCATCCCTGCTTAGGAGAGTGAGACAGAGTCCCAATAGTATTTTGAATGTGATTGCTGACAAGTTTGATTTCCCGATCATTGTTTACTGGCTAAGTAAAGGGCAAGTAAAAAGTGTGGCAGTAAAATTTATTGATTAGTTTCAACATATTATGTGTTCTTagttattagttgtagttttaatTCTAATCTGTCTTAGTCTAGACagtaacataattttaatttaatttatatttgtacCCTAATACccgaaagtaatatttttttataattactattTAATGTTGACCGGACAAACGTGACCACAACAATAGAAAATGGTTTACAagatagatatctaatagataaaaACAACACATCCGTACAACATGGCACAACACCATTACTATATTGTTATAAATAAGCACTCGTTGTTTATCAACTTCATTTtgcaaaatgttttatttccTGACGACTAGCGTAATATCATGTGGTTTTTTATTTCTAGATGCTGCTGGCCAGAGTATGTTGGTaagtgaaattttaaaacgtaacaaatataagaacctcggtagagagtaccattttgtaccatttggagttgaaactctaggtccatggggtcccagcgcgcataagttgttcgcagaaatcgcgaagcgtctggttgacgtaactggtgaccgaagagatggcggctacctcgcacaagtcgcacaacgtatcacagcgaggaaatgttgccagcatccttggtacaatgcctcaagggcctattttaggtttaagctagttattaatttcttttagtaataccactgtatatatcttgtttgtaaataaatgattttatcaaACAATGATGGATTTTGTAACAcatttttaataagtttttagcCAAGTGAGTTTTGATGACTATCCTTCCGAGTTCCGATATTTCAAGTATATTCCATTCCATATATTCCACTGAaaggtaattattttacttagATGCGGCACGACGAGTAGGTACTATTTGTCCGTAGTACGttacgtttcgttcgctacgtagcaaTATCGtgttatatcatcatcatcttcctcgcgttgtcccggtattttgccacggctcatgggagcctgatggggtccgcttggcaactaatcccagtaattggcgtgggcactagtttttacgaaagcgactgccatctcaccttccaacccagaaggtaaactaggcccgtattgggattagtccggtttcctcacgatgttttccttcaccgaaaagcgactggtaaatatcaaatgatatttcgtacatacgttccgaaaaactcattggtacgagccggggttcgaacccgcgacctccggattgcaagtcgcacgctcttaccgccaggccaccagcgcttatatcgtgttatatatcaaatgaaagaaccTGGAAAGAACTTATTGTGAGatttttgagaatctcaaatatatatatttttataattttaggataaacaatttaaaagtaattcaagaaaataggcaataaaatgaacccccccccccccccctttatctccgaaactacttggccggttttttccacTTAGTTGTTGTTGTATGTTGGGTTGTTGGCAGGGATCCGGCACGTGGTCGGTGATATCCACGCAGCCATGCGAAAACGACGCGGAGATGCCGTGGCGGGTGCGCCTGCGCAGACACAAGCTGAACCGCACACACGACGTTTTTGACCTGGAAGTGTCCGCGTTAGCCGATATAGATGACTCCTATGGTGTGAGTATGTGAGACGCGGAGATGCCGTGGCGTGAACCAATCTTGCCGTTGACGAAAACCACATCTGCGAGGCCCTATTCAATGTGTTTTCCCAAATATTAGGTAATAAAAAGGTTGGCTTTGTGAGGCCCCCCCGAAGCGAGAGGCCGTGGGCGAAGGCCCCATTCGCTCACGCCTAGCTATCAACGCCACTAtacagttagcttggtccgctTGTACAGTTTATTCTGTTTGTAGGTTCGCGGAGAAGTATGCACGGTGGTGGAAGGTGGATGTAAACCCTTTATAAGTGAGAGTCGCGAATGTATACCCTGCATAGTAAGAGAGCGCGCCTCAGAAAACGCTAGAAAAATATTGGAGGCCCTTCAAGTAGACCCACCTGTCTTTCCAGTCCCTAAAGTAAGTACTTATTGGGGGGTATTAGTGGGGGAATTGAGAACACTTAACTTCAAATGCTCTAAAAAGATATAAAAATGTCACAAACTGAATCAGTTTTTACGCTAATCGTTAGTTCGGTTAtctaatttaaataaagtaataattttaaatattaaacgtTATCATAATGATATATAAGATACCTTAGTACTTTCATTTCAATTAACAAGTTACGTTTGCGCCGTTCTGCCCATTTCCCAGCGAACTCGCGAACGCCTAAGAACATGCTAACAACGACTCCAAAACTTTCATAATTTACCCCAAAATTTGTCGTTGCTGCAAAAACTTTT from Cydia amplana chromosome 19, ilCydAmpl1.1, whole genome shotgun sequence harbors:
- the LOC134656823 gene encoding uncharacterized protein LOC134656823 isoform X1, whose protein sequence is MFYFLTTSVISCGFLFLDAAGQSMLGSGTWSVISTQPCENDAEMPWRVRLRRHKLNRTHDVFDLEVSALADIDDSYGVRGEVCTVVEGGCKPFISESRECIPCIVRERASENARKILEALQVDPPVFPVPKGEYRLDNYLVDVEELSKKGVYGEYRGTGYIVKDGQDVACYRMSVKFEPIDNFGSLPSLYG
- the LOC134656823 gene encoding uncharacterized protein LOC134656823 isoform X2 produces the protein MFYFLTTSVISCGFLFLDAAGQSMLGSGTWSVISTQPCENDAEMPWRVRLRRHKLNRTHDVFDLEVRGEVCTVVEGGCKPFISESRECIPCIVRERASENARKILEALQVDPPVFPVPKGEYRLDNYLVDVEELSKKGVYGEYRGTGYIVKDGQDVACYRMSVKFEPIDNFGSLPSLYG